The proteins below are encoded in one region of Arthrobacter sp. CJ23:
- a CDS encoding ribokinase: MPASPTLTVLGSLNVDLTSRVHRLPSPGETIGGGTLTRQPGGKGGNQAAAAARLAGAARMVGAVGDDTDGRSLTQALAMAGVNTDAVRQVPGPSGTALIVIDSEGENQIAVCPGANAHVDLEGADFSDGGTVLAQLEIDVGIVLEAARRTTGFFALNAAPAQELPAELLERCDLVIVNESEYGLIPQLGNAKRVAVTYGAGGASMFAHGVKTAHAPARKARVVNSVGAGDAFCAALVLALASGLDEQSSLATACAVGADAVASELSQPEFGRLESYSGGL; encoded by the coding sequence ATGCCCGCATCGCCCACACTCACCGTGCTCGGCAGCCTCAACGTCGACCTCACATCGCGCGTCCACCGGCTTCCCTCGCCGGGGGAAACCATCGGCGGAGGCACTCTCACCCGCCAGCCCGGCGGCAAGGGAGGCAACCAGGCGGCAGCGGCAGCCCGGCTGGCCGGCGCCGCCCGCATGGTGGGCGCAGTAGGAGACGACACGGACGGCCGGAGCCTCACCCAGGCCCTGGCCATGGCCGGGGTGAACACGGATGCTGTCCGGCAGGTGCCCGGTCCGAGCGGAACGGCCCTGATCGTGATCGACAGCGAGGGCGAGAACCAGATTGCCGTCTGCCCGGGCGCCAACGCGCACGTGGACCTGGAGGGCGCGGACTTCTCCGATGGCGGCACTGTGCTCGCCCAACTGGAGATCGACGTCGGGATCGTCCTGGAAGCCGCGCGCCGCACTACAGGCTTCTTCGCCCTCAATGCCGCGCCCGCCCAGGAACTTCCCGCGGAGCTTCTGGAACGGTGCGATCTGGTGATCGTGAACGAGAGCGAGTACGGACTGATCCCCCAACTCGGGAACGCCAAGCGGGTCGCGGTGACCTACGGCGCCGGCGGGGCCTCCATGTTCGCGCACGGAGTCAAGACGGCCCATGCCCCCGCACGGAAGGCCCGAGTGGTCAACAGCGTTGGTGCCGGCGACGCCTTCTGCGCAGCGCTGGTCCTGGCCCTGGCCTCGGGGCTGGATGAGCAAAGCAGCCTTGCCACGGCCTGTGCGGTGGGGGCGGACGCCGTGGCGAGTGAACTGTCCCAGCCGGAGTTCGGGCGCCTGGAAAGCTACAGCGGCGGACTCTGA
- a CDS encoding sensor histidine kinase, producing MGPGLPYWSGTWPLVLMTLAIAASAWKPYISLGLTAVLLGAQLLYVIPPMYSNHWAIYLGSFIALAFILWTAGNRTRLIASGANLVFAAFMTFMMISWRYAYGVGWFLPLYAGDRLALQHYGWQLFATLLLIAAGCASVGIALWFYEERGSLSLARNLAQASLRETEIELVVEQERTRIARDLHDVLAHSLAVIAAQADGTRYLSQDQPKAVLDALENIAASARHALVDAQRVIEGVRDDGLVAPQPRLTDVGPLIERMRQGSLKVQHSESGTPVELGAGQQLAVFRIVQECLTNALKHGGRGTAVRLHLDWSGPGLTLHVASELPSSASIGGSDDGGAAERVGRGIPGMRERAHLAGGWLTSGPDGEQFRVTVFIPYGSHAASRSAEEAAEQEAAEKGAGPAGNVAEGTALTEAAPTAPALTAAAPPSGHELEGAGRG from the coding sequence ATGGGGCCGGGGCTGCCGTACTGGAGCGGCACCTGGCCCCTGGTTCTCATGACCTTGGCCATTGCCGCGTCTGCATGGAAGCCCTACATTTCGCTGGGCCTGACGGCTGTGCTTCTGGGTGCCCAGCTGCTCTACGTGATACCTCCCATGTACTCGAACCATTGGGCGATCTACCTCGGATCATTCATCGCGCTGGCCTTCATCTTGTGGACGGCCGGCAACCGGACGCGACTCATTGCCTCCGGCGCGAACCTGGTCTTTGCCGCCTTCATGACTTTCATGATGATCTCGTGGAGATACGCCTACGGTGTCGGCTGGTTCCTGCCGCTTTACGCGGGAGACCGCTTGGCCCTCCAGCACTACGGCTGGCAACTGTTCGCCACCCTCCTGCTCATCGCCGCGGGCTGCGCATCCGTCGGCATCGCCTTGTGGTTCTACGAGGAACGCGGGAGCCTTTCCCTGGCGCGCAACCTTGCCCAGGCAAGCCTCAGGGAAACCGAGATCGAGCTCGTGGTCGAACAGGAACGCACCCGCATCGCCCGCGATCTCCACGACGTCCTGGCCCACTCGCTCGCCGTCATCGCCGCCCAGGCAGACGGCACCCGCTATCTCAGCCAGGACCAGCCCAAGGCCGTGCTCGACGCCCTCGAAAACATCGCGGCGTCCGCACGCCATGCCCTGGTGGACGCGCAGCGCGTCATCGAGGGAGTGCGCGACGACGGACTGGTCGCCCCGCAGCCCCGGCTCACCGACGTCGGGCCGCTCATTGAGCGGATGCGCCAGGGCAGCCTCAAGGTCCAGCACAGCGAGAGCGGCACGCCGGTGGAACTCGGGGCGGGGCAGCAGCTGGCGGTCTTCCGGATCGTGCAGGAATGCCTCACGAACGCCCTCAAGCACGGCGGCCGGGGCACCGCGGTACGGCTGCATCTGGACTGGAGCGGCCCGGGCCTGACCCTGCACGTGGCCTCCGAGCTGCCGTCGTCCGCTTCAATTGGGGGATCGGACGACGGCGGTGCGGCGGAACGCGTGGGGCGCGGCATCCCGGGCATGCGCGAACGCGCGCACCTGGCCGGCGGCTGGCTCACCTCGGGCCCCGACGGCGAGCAGTTCCGTGTCACGGTGTTCATTCCCTACGGTTCGCATGCGGCATCGCGATCGGCGGAGGAAGCCGCGGAACAGGAAGCCGCGGAGAAGGGGGCAGGCCCGGCGGGCAACGTGGCTGAGGGCACCGCACTCACCGAAGCGGCACCAACGGCGCCTGCGCTCACTGCCGCGGCGCCGCCGTCGGGCCATGAACTGGAAGGTGCCGGGCGTGGCTGA
- a CDS encoding nucleoside deaminase: MTAFDAALPSGAGAEVTSADIEQLQRAIALAWLARERGDHPFGALLLAADGTVVEAMNTVNTEHDPTGHAETNLVRLSAKQLDAEALAGSTLYTSTEPCAMCTGAIYWAGIGRVVYALPEQDLAAIVTEQSGVPTMDLPCREVFARGGRPVAVAGPAALPEAAEVHAGFWL, encoded by the coding sequence GTGACCGCATTTGATGCAGCCTTGCCCAGCGGCGCCGGGGCCGAGGTCACCTCGGCCGACATTGAGCAGCTTCAGCGGGCCATCGCCCTGGCGTGGCTGGCGCGCGAGCGCGGCGACCACCCCTTCGGAGCCCTCTTGCTGGCCGCGGACGGGACGGTGGTTGAAGCCATGAACACCGTCAACACCGAGCACGACCCCACCGGGCACGCAGAAACCAACCTGGTCCGCCTGAGCGCGAAGCAGCTGGATGCCGAGGCCTTGGCCGGGAGCACGCTCTACACGAGCACCGAACCGTGCGCCATGTGCACGGGTGCCATCTACTGGGCAGGCATCGGCCGCGTAGTCTACGCGCTGCCCGAACAGGACCTCGCGGCGATCGTCACCGAACAGTCCGGCGTGCCCACCATGGACCTTCCCTGCCGCGAGGTGTTCGCCCGTGGCGGCCGACCCGTCGCCGTGGCGGGTCCCGCAGCCCTGCCCGAGGCCGCCGAGGTCCACGCGGGATTCTGGCTGTGA
- a CDS encoding helix-turn-helix transcriptional regulator, whose protein sequence is MALADPVRRAIVARLSRGDATVNELAEPFAITKQAVSKHIQVLEHAGLVTRSRDAQRRPVHLDAAALEELTAWIDQYRLIAESRFRRLDALLDTIENIKEKKEEEQ, encoded by the coding sequence ATGGCGCTGGCCGACCCGGTGCGCCGGGCCATCGTGGCCAGGCTGTCGCGGGGCGATGCCACGGTCAACGAGCTTGCCGAGCCCTTCGCCATCACCAAGCAGGCCGTCTCCAAGCACATCCAGGTCCTCGAACACGCCGGCCTGGTGACCCGCTCACGGGACGCCCAGCGCCGGCCCGTCCACCTGGATGCCGCGGCGCTGGAGGAACTGACGGCCTGGATCGACCAATACCGGCTGATCGCGGAGAGCCGCTTCCGGCGCCTCGATGCCCTCCTGGACACCATCGAAAACATCAAGGAGAAGAAAGAGGAAGAACAATGA
- a CDS encoding LysE family translocator, translating into MNPQLFLAFMFVAAALACTPGVDWAYSIAAGLRQRSFVPAVAGLCSGYVVHTLLMAAGLAALLAGVPGLLGWLTLAGAGYLLWLGAATIRSWRGASFSAEGAVGQPANQLRTFFQGMGTSGINPKGLLFFVALVPQFVSPEAALPVPVQSGLLGLTFVLLVAVVYTVVALASRKLLQSRPAAARVVTLSSGIIMVGLGAVLLAEQLLPHLQAFSRPWGVS; encoded by the coding sequence TTGAATCCGCAGCTATTCCTCGCCTTCATGTTTGTCGCAGCCGCCCTGGCCTGCACCCCGGGCGTCGACTGGGCGTATTCGATTGCGGCCGGGCTGCGGCAGCGCAGCTTCGTGCCCGCCGTGGCCGGGCTGTGCAGCGGCTACGTGGTGCACACCCTTCTCATGGCCGCGGGGCTGGCAGCACTGCTCGCCGGCGTACCGGGGCTGCTCGGCTGGCTCACCCTGGCCGGCGCGGGTTACCTGCTCTGGCTGGGCGCGGCCACCATCCGCTCGTGGCGGGGCGCGAGCTTCAGTGCGGAAGGCGCCGTCGGGCAGCCCGCAAACCAGCTCCGCACCTTCTTCCAGGGCATGGGCACCAGCGGCATCAACCCCAAGGGCCTGCTGTTCTTCGTGGCGCTGGTGCCGCAGTTCGTCAGCCCCGAGGCGGCGCTGCCGGTCCCGGTGCAGTCGGGCCTCCTGGGGCTGACGTTCGTGCTGCTGGTGGCCGTGGTCTACACCGTGGTGGCCCTGGCCTCACGGAAGCTGCTGCAGTCCCGGCCTGCGGCGGCACGGGTGGTGACGTTGTCCAGCGGCATCATCATGGTGGGCCTGGGTGCCGTGCTGCTGGCGGAACAGCTCCTCCCGCACCTCCAGGCGTTCTCCCGCCCCTGGGGCGTTTCCTGA
- a CDS encoding GntR family transcriptional regulator, protein MDISAEAVLSEPLDTSANIPLRVAVYSRIMNAIRGGHFPVSSILPSESDLGSAMKVSRTVVREALMLLEEDGYVRSRRGIGRFVATRLPRVGLERIRPMEEILAEAGTDVQVSRTTHVLHPSSSVFTAEPLGIREEDPSWFFESIIRRDGAPIALVQEHVASKSRLMDSAPEAAQAITEDIRKESTLLANLIAAVGPSFGPGETDIAAGTPGVARGELLDLDAKSPVLILTQTVEHSGRICYLAKTIVNTGTVQISIIQGA, encoded by the coding sequence TTGGACATCAGCGCTGAAGCCGTTCTCTCTGAACCCCTGGACACCTCGGCCAACATTCCGCTGCGCGTGGCCGTCTATTCGCGCATCATGAACGCGATCCGTGGCGGCCACTTCCCGGTCTCATCGATCCTGCCCTCCGAATCGGACCTGGGTTCTGCCATGAAGGTCAGCCGGACGGTGGTCCGCGAGGCGCTCATGCTTCTGGAGGAGGACGGCTATGTCCGCTCGCGCCGGGGCATCGGGCGGTTCGTTGCCACGCGCCTGCCAAGGGTGGGCCTTGAACGGATCCGGCCCATGGAGGAGATCCTGGCCGAAGCCGGCACCGACGTGCAGGTGAGCCGCACAACCCATGTCCTGCACCCGTCGTCGTCCGTGTTCACCGCCGAGCCGCTGGGGATCCGGGAGGAAGACCCCTCCTGGTTCTTCGAGAGCATCATCAGGCGCGACGGCGCCCCCATCGCGCTGGTCCAGGAGCATGTGGCGAGCAAGAGCAGGCTCATGGACAGCGCGCCGGAGGCGGCCCAGGCCATCACGGAGGACATCCGCAAGGAGTCCACGCTCCTGGCAAATCTGATCGCGGCGGTGGGTCCTTCCTTCGGCCCCGGCGAGACCGACATTGCAGCCGGCACGCCTGGTGTGGCACGCGGAGAGCTGCTCGACCTCGACGCCAAAAGCCCGGTGCTCATCCTGACCCAGACCGTGGAGCACTCCGGCCGCATCTGCTACCTGGCCAAGACCATCGTCAATACGGGCACTGTCCAGATCAGCATCATCCAGGGGGCCTGA
- a CDS encoding DUF4383 domain-containing protein: MTTASHPAQHHMMGLTLHNVTMIVGWVFLAVGVLGFIPGITTNYGAMTFAGHESGAMLLGVFQVSVLHNIVHLLFGVAGLAMARTGRMARLFLIGGGAVYLVLWIYGLVIDMGTMANFVPFNTADNWLHLVLGVAMIGVGLWLGRDAMEEAKGRKM, translated from the coding sequence ATGACCACCGCTTCGCATCCGGCCCAGCATCACATGATGGGGTTGACGCTTCATAACGTCACGATGATCGTGGGCTGGGTATTTCTGGCGGTTGGCGTCCTGGGGTTCATTCCGGGAATCACCACCAACTACGGTGCCATGACGTTTGCGGGACATGAGTCCGGCGCCATGCTGCTTGGAGTCTTCCAAGTCTCCGTGCTCCACAACATCGTCCACCTCCTGTTCGGCGTTGCAGGCCTGGCAATGGCCAGGACCGGCAGGATGGCCCGCCTGTTCCTGATCGGCGGCGGCGCCGTGTACCTGGTCCTGTGGATCTACGGCCTCGTCATCGACATGGGCACGATGGCGAACTTCGTCCCGTTCAACACCGCGGACAACTGGCTGCACCTGGTCCTGGGCGTCGCCATGATCGGCGTGGGCCTCTGGCTCGGACGGGATGCCATGGAGGAGGCGAAGGGGCGGAAAATGTAG
- a CDS encoding NADP-dependent malic enzyme, producing the protein MSIETTPAETESALVLSDEEIFDAHVGGKLTISSTVPLNNKRDLSIAYTPGVAQVSRAIHANPGLARTHTWAERLVVVVSDGTAVLGLGDIGPSASLPVMEGKSALFKAFGDLDSIPLVLNTTNVDEIIETLVRLRPSFGAVNLEDISAPRCFELEERLIEALDCPVMHDDQHGTAVVVLAALTNAAKVTQRELEGLKVVVSGAGAAGIAVAEILLTAGVKDVVLLDSKGAINAGRADIAADPASKKAQMAQRSNPRNISGGPGEALLGADVFVGVSSSKLAEDHLKLMNQDAIVFALSNPDPEVLPEVAQKYAAVVATGRSDFPNQINNVLAFPGIFRGALDAGARRITPAMKLAAARAIAALAEEDLAADYIVPSPLDARVAPAVTAAVAAAAAE; encoded by the coding sequence GTGTCCATTGAGACAACCCCCGCCGAAACCGAATCCGCCCTTGTCCTGAGCGACGAGGAAATCTTCGACGCCCACGTGGGCGGCAAGCTGACGATTTCCAGCACCGTTCCGCTGAACAACAAGCGCGACCTCTCCATTGCGTATACCCCGGGCGTTGCCCAGGTCAGCCGCGCCATCCACGCGAACCCCGGGCTCGCCCGCACCCACACCTGGGCCGAGCGCCTGGTGGTGGTCGTCAGTGACGGCACCGCCGTCCTGGGCCTGGGCGACATCGGCCCCAGCGCCTCCCTGCCCGTCATGGAGGGCAAGTCCGCCCTGTTCAAGGCCTTCGGCGATCTGGACTCCATCCCGTTGGTGCTCAACACCACCAACGTGGACGAAATCATCGAGACCCTGGTCCGCCTGCGCCCCAGCTTCGGCGCCGTGAACCTGGAAGACATCTCGGCCCCGCGCTGCTTCGAACTCGAAGAGCGCCTCATCGAAGCCCTCGACTGCCCGGTCATGCACGACGACCAGCACGGCACCGCCGTCGTGGTCCTCGCGGCCCTGACGAACGCCGCCAAGGTGACCCAGCGCGAGCTTGAAGGCCTGAAGGTGGTCGTTTCCGGCGCCGGAGCAGCCGGCATCGCCGTCGCCGAGATCCTGCTGACCGCCGGCGTCAAGGACGTCGTCCTGCTCGACTCCAAGGGCGCCATCAACGCCGGTCGTGCCGACATCGCCGCCGATCCCGCCAGCAAGAAGGCCCAGATGGCCCAGCGCAGCAACCCGCGCAACATCTCCGGCGGCCCGGGCGAAGCGCTCCTCGGCGCCGACGTGTTCGTGGGCGTCTCCTCCTCCAAGCTGGCCGAGGACCACCTGAAGCTCATGAACCAGGACGCCATCGTGTTCGCGCTGTCCAACCCGGACCCGGAAGTCCTGCCCGAGGTTGCCCAGAAGTACGCAGCCGTTGTCGCCACCGGCCGCAGCGACTTCCCGAACCAGATCAACAACGTCCTGGCGTTCCCGGGCATCTTCCGCGGCGCCCTCGACGCCGGCGCGCGCCGCATCACCCCGGCCATGAAGCTCGCCGCAGCCCGGGCCATCGCCGCGCTGGCCGAGGAAGACCTCGCTGCCGACTACATCGTGCCCAGCCCGCTGGACGCACGCGTGGCCCCGGCCGTGACCGCGGCTGTTGCCGCCGCCGCGGCCGAGTAG
- a CDS encoding VOC family protein, translating into MMIGHVDELVVDCGNPAALAEFWSSILGGHPVHRNHAWSYIDPPGWTRLAFQKVPEAKQGKNRLHIDVHVDDVPRAAAAAEALGAVRVGAIHADTVGTFQVLQDPEGNEWCVVRSATEG; encoded by the coding sequence ATGATGATTGGACATGTAGACGAGCTCGTGGTGGATTGCGGGAACCCGGCCGCACTGGCAGAGTTCTGGTCCTCCATCCTCGGCGGCCATCCGGTGCACAGGAACCACGCGTGGTCCTACATCGACCCTCCGGGCTGGACGCGCCTGGCCTTCCAGAAAGTGCCTGAGGCCAAACAGGGGAAAAACCGGCTGCATATTGATGTGCACGTGGACGATGTGCCGCGTGCCGCTGCAGCGGCCGAGGCCCTCGGAGCGGTCCGGGTAGGCGCCATCCACGCGGACACTGTGGGCACGTTCCAGGTGCTCCAGGATCCGGAGGGCAACGAGTGGTGCGTCGTCCGCTCAGCCACGGAAGGCTGA
- a CDS encoding MFS transporter → MTHQLSPVVPTPAALPRRKAPRVAALIATLIISILSFQLNASLFSAALPAIAAHFQESTENVAKVQSLFFLTSAVLGMAFSRWSDFLGRRRTLLIVLALMLGGTVLCLLAPNLTVLLIGRVLQSATSATFTISFLLLSERFSKRLFGISVGIISAVNGGIGGLDGFLGGFITDTVGWQFLFVVVLAMGVAALVCVAVVVPKGSARAREGRMDWWGAAALGTFLVLLSNLIGQASAAGWADAWTLGYLAGTVAAGLAFVAVEKRTSHPLIAIGQLRSRQVWPVLASTVLTLAGIFSALNFTVILLSQDAKAGYGLSASMSALLYLTPTAFVGVIAAVFSGWFAQRIGWFTALRISSGLIVVAAVAVAIFAADRWMVFALLIVMGVLYLGQFQSTVSGIAVLNSPKSAPGSVPGLNGACFGIGASIGIAMVAPAVATGTIAGYQTALWISAGLALASFGASLILRPAPGAAGHGSSEAAAPGRAAVASH, encoded by the coding sequence GTGACACACCAGCTCAGCCCTGTAGTCCCCACCCCAGCAGCCCTTCCCCGCCGCAAGGCGCCCCGCGTGGCCGCCCTGATCGCAACGCTCATCATTTCCATCCTGTCCTTCCAGCTCAACGCCAGCCTGTTCTCGGCCGCGCTTCCAGCCATCGCGGCACATTTCCAGGAGTCCACGGAGAACGTGGCCAAGGTCCAGTCCTTGTTCTTCCTGACGAGTGCCGTCCTGGGCATGGCCTTCTCCCGGTGGAGTGACTTCCTGGGCCGCCGCCGCACCCTGCTGATCGTCCTTGCCCTCATGCTGGGCGGCACGGTCCTGTGCCTGCTGGCCCCGAACCTGACGGTGCTGCTCATCGGCAGGGTCCTGCAAAGCGCCACCAGTGCCACCTTCACCATCTCCTTCCTGCTGTTGTCCGAACGCTTCAGCAAGCGGCTGTTCGGCATTTCCGTCGGCATCATCTCGGCCGTCAACGGCGGCATCGGCGGCCTGGACGGCTTCCTCGGCGGCTTCATCACGGACACCGTCGGCTGGCAGTTCCTCTTCGTCGTGGTCCTCGCAATGGGAGTGGCGGCACTCGTGTGCGTCGCCGTCGTCGTCCCCAAAGGCTCCGCCCGCGCCCGTGAAGGCCGCATGGACTGGTGGGGCGCCGCCGCGCTGGGCACGTTCCTGGTGCTCCTCAGCAACCTGATCGGACAGGCGTCCGCCGCCGGCTGGGCAGATGCCTGGACGCTCGGCTATCTCGCCGGAACCGTGGCGGCCGGCCTCGCGTTCGTGGCCGTGGAGAAGCGGACAAGCCACCCGCTGATCGCCATCGGGCAACTGCGGTCACGCCAGGTATGGCCCGTCCTGGCCAGCACCGTGCTGACGCTAGCCGGCATCTTCTCCGCCCTGAACTTCACGGTGATCCTGCTCAGCCAGGACGCCAAGGCCGGCTACGGACTCTCCGCCTCCATGTCCGCACTCCTGTACCTCACCCCGACGGCTTTCGTCGGCGTCATCGCGGCCGTCTTCTCCGGCTGGTTTGCGCAGCGCATCGGCTGGTTCACGGCCCTGCGCATCAGCAGCGGCCTGATCGTTGTAGCCGCGGTGGCCGTCGCCATCTTTGCCGCAGACCGCTGGATGGTGTTCGCGCTGCTGATCGTCATGGGCGTGCTGTACCTTGGCCAGTTCCAAAGCACGGTCAGCGGCATCGCCGTGCTGAATTCTCCAAAGTCCGCGCCTGGCTCCGTTCCCGGACTGAACGGGGCATGCTTCGGCATCGGCGCCAGCATCGGCATCGCCATGGTGGCCCCCGCCGTCGCCACCGGCACCATCGCCGGCTATCAGACGGCCCTCTGGATCTCCGCCGGCCTTGCCCTGGCCTCGTTCGGCGCCTCGCTGATCCTTCGCCCGGCACCCGGCGCCGCCGGACACGGAAGCAGCGAAGCCGCTGCGCCGGGCCGCGCCGCCGTCGCAAGCCACTAA
- a CDS encoding response regulator, protein MNWKVPGVAEAAAPITVALVDDQPLFRAGIRMLVQSQADMALAWEADDGGQAVALAAQDRPDVMLMDLRMPVMDGVTATRQIAEEADAAGVDKPRIIALTTFNRDQAVVEAVQAGASGYLLKSAEPEFLLAAIRTVYSGYSVIAPGSVHELFQHAARTVPVAGPDLSVLEALSPRERDIFLLAAKGLGNGEMAESLFVSEATVKTHLRSVLTKLGVRTRLQLVAFAYEHRLLG, encoded by the coding sequence ATGAACTGGAAGGTGCCGGGCGTGGCTGAAGCCGCAGCGCCCATCACGGTTGCGCTGGTGGATGACCAGCCGCTGTTCCGGGCCGGCATACGGATGTTGGTGCAGAGCCAGGCGGACATGGCCCTGGCCTGGGAAGCCGACGACGGCGGGCAGGCGGTGGCGCTGGCAGCCCAGGACCGCCCCGACGTCATGCTGATGGACCTGCGCATGCCGGTGATGGACGGCGTCACGGCCACCCGGCAGATCGCCGAGGAAGCGGACGCGGCTGGGGTGGACAAGCCCCGGATCATCGCCTTGACCACGTTCAACCGGGACCAGGCCGTGGTGGAAGCCGTCCAGGCCGGTGCCAGCGGGTACCTGCTCAAGAGCGCCGAGCCGGAGTTCCTGCTGGCCGCGATCCGCACCGTCTACTCGGGCTACTCGGTGATTGCCCCCGGCTCCGTGCACGAGCTCTTCCAGCATGCGGCCAGGACGGTTCCGGTGGCCGGGCCGGACCTGTCGGTGCTCGAGGCTCTCTCGCCTCGCGAACGGGACATCTTCCTTCTGGCGGCCAAGGGCCTGGGCAACGGCGAGATGGCGGAAAGCCTGTTCGTGTCCGAGGCCACGGTCAAGACCCACCTGCGCAGCGTGCTCACCAAGCTTGGTGTCCGCACCCGGCTGCAGCTGGTGGCTTTCGCCTACGAGCACCGGCTGCTGGGCTAG
- a CDS encoding Lrp/AsnC family transcriptional regulator gives MVDGIDRSILRYLKEDGRMTATALAGKVGLTVAPCHRRLRDLETSGVIRGYRADIDPAAVGLGFEAIVFVTLRQVDRAILAAFEARVAAMLNVVEAQRLFGAPDYLLKVIAADLPAYQRFYDDELAALPGVERLTSTLVMKNLKSNTGPPV, from the coding sequence GTGGTTGATGGAATAGACAGAAGTATTTTGCGCTACCTCAAAGAGGACGGCCGGATGACTGCCACGGCGCTGGCCGGCAAGGTGGGTTTGACGGTGGCTCCCTGCCACCGGCGGCTGCGTGATCTCGAGACCTCCGGGGTGATCCGGGGGTACCGCGCAGACATCGATCCCGCCGCCGTCGGGCTCGGGTTCGAAGCGATCGTGTTCGTGACGCTGCGCCAGGTGGACCGCGCCATCCTGGCTGCGTTCGAGGCCCGGGTGGCGGCCATGCTCAATGTGGTGGAGGCGCAGCGCCTTTTTGGCGCGCCGGACTACCTGCTCAAGGTCATTGCCGCGGACCTGCCCGCGTACCAGCGCTTCTACGACGACGAGCTCGCGGCGCTTCCCGGCGTCGAGCGCCTCACCTCAACCCTGGTGATGAAGAACCTGAAGTCGAACACCGGCCCGCCGGTGTAG
- a CDS encoding nucleoside hydrolase: MNTTEPQPFYLDCDTGIDDSLAIAYLLSSQEVNLAGIGTVSGNVSARAGATNTLDLLRAAGRSGIPVAVGAHDPLRGQFDGGAPHVHGHNGIGGTILPASDCGPEAESAAEMLVRLAHEHPGTLRVIAVGPLTNLALALELDPELPRLVRDVTVMGGAAFVPGNVSPAAEANIINDPEAAAAVMTAGWPVTLVPLDVTMNHRFDESHRTALAEAGHPVSDALADMLVQYFGFYRSIFGEACAALHDPLAAAVAVGGLEPDDAPFVEISVDTSDGPGRGKTHCVRIDGGAAPGERTAPERASRVVLSVRDDAAAHLLERILTLPLRGEAAPHGAALNERIHS, from the coding sequence ATGAACACCACAGAACCCCAGCCGTTCTACCTGGACTGCGACACCGGCATCGACGATTCCCTGGCGATCGCCTACCTGCTGTCCAGCCAGGAAGTGAACCTGGCGGGCATCGGAACCGTGAGCGGCAACGTCAGCGCACGCGCCGGCGCAACGAACACCCTGGACCTGCTCCGCGCCGCGGGGCGCTCCGGGATCCCGGTCGCCGTGGGCGCCCACGATCCCCTGCGCGGCCAGTTCGACGGCGGCGCACCGCACGTGCACGGCCACAACGGAATCGGCGGCACCATCTTGCCCGCATCGGACTGCGGCCCAGAGGCTGAAAGCGCAGCGGAGATGCTGGTCCGCCTCGCCCACGAACACCCCGGCACGCTGCGGGTCATCGCCGTCGGCCCCCTGACGAACCTGGCACTGGCCCTGGAACTGGATCCGGAGCTGCCCCGGCTGGTCCGCGACGTCACGGTCATGGGCGGGGCGGCCTTTGTGCCGGGCAACGTCAGCCCGGCCGCCGAGGCCAACATCATCAACGACCCCGAGGCCGCCGCCGCCGTGATGACGGCTGGCTGGCCCGTGACCCTGGTACCGCTTGACGTGACCATGAACCACCGTTTCGACGAAAGCCACCGCACGGCCTTGGCCGAGGCAGGCCACCCGGTATCCGACGCCTTGGCCGACATGCTGGTCCAGTACTTCGGCTTCTACCGCTCCATCTTCGGCGAGGCCTGCGCCGCCCTGCACGACCCCCTGGCAGCAGCCGTCGCCGTCGGCGGCCTGGAGCCCGACGACGCGCCGTTCGTGGAGATCTCGGTGGACACCAGCGACGGCCCTGGCCGCGGGAAGACCCATTGTGTGAGGATCGACGGCGGCGCCGCACCCGGCGAGCGCACCGCACCCGAGCGGGCGTCCCGCGTGGTGCTCTCCGTCAGGGACGACGCGGCGGCACACTTGCTGGAACGCATCCTGACCTTGCCCCTGCGGGGCGAAGCAGCGCCCCACGGCGCCGCCCTGAACGAAAGGATCCACTCGTGA
- a CDS encoding SRPBCC family protein — protein MSNPTTITSEPGVPFVETIREFDAPVDAVYRAHVEPELLAKWLGPRRDTVSGIEYDTRVGGRWSFGGASSDGYEFTFSGVFHAVEPQKLLIMTFEFSGAPGQVGIGTTTFEDLGGRTRISIHDVYPTVEARDMAVASGMDSGVIEGYERLDELLAG, from the coding sequence ATGAGCAATCCAACAACCATCACCTCCGAGCCCGGCGTCCCGTTCGTGGAGACCATCCGCGAATTCGACGCCCCGGTGGACGCCGTCTACCGGGCCCACGTTGAACCAGAGCTCCTCGCCAAGTGGCTGGGTCCGCGCCGGGACACCGTGAGTGGCATCGAGTACGACACCAGGGTGGGCGGCCGCTGGAGTTTCGGCGGCGCCAGCAGCGACGGGTACGAGTTCACCTTCAGCGGGGTCTTCCACGCCGTGGAGCCGCAGAAGCTGCTGATCATGACGTTTGAGTTCTCCGGCGCCCCCGGCCAGGTGGGAATCGGCACCACCACCTTCGAGGATCTCGGCGGCCGCACGCGGATTTCCATCCACGATGTCTACCCCACCGTGGAGGCGCGCGACATGGCCGTGGCCAGCGGCATGGACTCGGGGGTCATTGAGGGCTACGAGCGGCTGGACGAGCTGCTGGCCGGCTGA